One part of the Musa acuminata AAA Group cultivar baxijiao chromosome BXJ1-5, Cavendish_Baxijiao_AAA, whole genome shotgun sequence genome encodes these proteins:
- the LOC135674686 gene encoding putative germin-like protein 2-1 yields MAAKLLLLALLAMASSLAMASDPSPLQDFCVADKGSKVLVNGFVCKDPKVVKAEDFFFRGLDKAGDTVNKVGSNVTAVNVNQLVGLNTLGISMVRIDYAPRGLNAPHTHPRATEILTVIEGQLLVGFVTSNSDDGNRLFTKMLKKGDVFVFPRGLIHFQFNPGHTKTIAIGALSSQNPGTITIANAVFGSKPPISDDVLAKAFQVDKKTIDWLQAQF; encoded by the exons ATGGCAGCCAAATTGCTTCTCCTTGCTCTCCTTGCCATGGCTTCCTCTCTTGCAATGGCTTCTGATCCTAGTCCTCTTCAAGACTTCTGTGTCGCAGATAAGGGTTCTAAAG TGCTGGTGAATGGGTTCGTCTGCAAGGACCCCAAGGTGGTGAAAGCCGAAGACTTCTTCTTCAGGGGACTCGACAAAGCTGGCGACACAGTAAACAAGGTCGGCTCCAATGTCACCGCCGTCAACGTGAACCAGCTCGTCGGACTCAACACCCTCGGCATCTCCATGGTTCGCATCGACTACGCACCCAGAGGCCTCAACGCTCCCCACACTCACCCTCGTGCCACCGAGATCCTCACCGTCATAGAAGGACAGCTCTTGGTCGGCTTCGTCACATCCAACAGCGACGACGGCAACCGTCTCTTCACCAAGATGCTGAAGAAGGGTGATGTGTTTGTGTTCCCACGAGGCCTCATCCACTTCCAGTTCAACCCTGGGCACACCAAAACTATCGCCATCGGTGCTCTCAGTAGCCAAAACCCCGGCACCATCACAATCGCCAACGCTGTGTTCGGGTCGAAGCCGCCCATCTCCGATGATGTTCTGGCCAAGGCTTTCCAGGTGGACAAGAAGACCATCGACTGGCTTCAGGCTCAGTTCTAG
- the LOC135674682 gene encoding putative germin-like protein 2-1, producing the protein MAAEMFLLVLLAMASSLAMASDPSQLQDFCVADMESKVRVNGFVCKDPMVVKADDFSLSGLDMPGDTRDNKLGFKVTPANVIQIPGLNTLGISMVRIDYIPNGLNPPHTHPRATEILTVIEGQLLVGFVTSNSDDGNRLFTKMLKKGDVFVFPQGLIHFQFNPGHTNTFAIGALSSQNPGTITIADAVFGSNPPISDEILAKAFQVDKKTVDWLQAQFAKKN; encoded by the exons ATGGCCGCCGAAATGTTTCTCCTTGTTCTCCTCGCCATGGCTTCCTCTCTTGCAATGGCTTCTGATCCTAGCCAACTTCAAGACTTCTGTGTCGCAGATATGGAGTCTAAAG TGCGGGTGAATGGATTCGTCTGCAAGGACCCCATGGTTGTGAAAGCCGACGACTTCTCTCTTTCTGGCCTCGACATGCCTGGCGATACAAGAGACAACAAGTTGGGGTTCAAAGTCACGCCTGCCAACGTGATCCAGATTCCAGGACTCAACACCCTCGGCATCTCCATGGTTCGCATCGACTACATCCCCAATGGCCTCAACCCGCCCCACACTCACCCCCGTGCCACCGAGATCCTCACCGTCATAGAGGGACAGCTCTTGGTCGGCTTCGTCACATCCAACAGCGACGACGGCAACCGTCTCTTCACCAAGATGCTGAAGAAGGGTGATGTGTTCGTGTTCCCTCAAGGCCTCATCCACTTCCAGTTCAACCCTGGGCACACCAACACCTTCGCCATCGGTGCTCTCAGCAGCCAAAACCCTGGCACCATCACCATCGCCGATGCTGTGTTCGGGTCGAATCCCCCCATCTCGGATGAAATCCTCGCCAAGGCTTTCCAAGTGGACAAGAAGACCGTCGACTGGCTTCAGGCTCAGTTCGCGAAGAAAAACTAG
- the LOC103986308 gene encoding putative germin-like protein 2-1 — protein MAAKLLLLALLAMASSLAMASDPSPLQDFCVADKGSKVLVNGFVCKDPKVVKAEDFFFRGLDKAGDTVNKVGSNVTAVNVNQLVGLNTLGISMVRIDYAPRGLNAPHTHPRATEILTVIEGQLLVGFVTSNSDDGNRLFTKMLKKGDVFVFPRGLIHFQFNPGHTKTIAIGALSSQNPGTITIANAVFGSKPPISDDVLAKAFQVDKKTIDWLQAQF, from the exons ATGGCAGCCAAATTGCTTCTCCTTGCTCTCCTTGCCATGGCTTCCTCTCTTGCAATGGCTTCTGATCCTAGTCCTCTTCAAGACTTCTGTGTCGCAGATAAGGGCTCTAAAG TGCTGGTGAATGGGTTCGTCTGCAAGGACCCCAAGGTGGTGAAAGCCGAAGACTTCTTCTTCAGGGGACTCGACAAAGCTGGCGACACAGTAAACAAGGTCGGCTCCAATGTCACCGCCGTCAACGTGAACCAGCTCGTCGGACTCAACACCCTCGGCATCTCCATGGTTCGCATCGACTACGCACCCAGAGGCCTCAACGCTCCCCACACTCACCCTCGTGCCACCGAGATCCTCACCGTCATAGAAGGACAGCTCTTGGTCGGCTTCGTCACATCCAACAGCGACGACGGCAACCGTCTCTTCACCAAGATGCTGAAGAAGGGTGATGTGTTTGTGTTCCCACGAGGCCTCATCCACTTCCAGTTCAACCCTGGGCACACCAAAACTATCGCCATCGGTGCTCTCAGTAGCCAAAACCCCGGCACCATCACAATCGCCAACGCTGTGTTCGGGTCGAAGCCGCCCATCTCCGATGATGTTCTGGCCAAGGCTTTCCAGGTGGACAAGAAGACCATCGACTGGCTTCAGGCTCAGTTCTAG
- the LOC135586123 gene encoding putative germin-like protein 2-1 yields the protein MAAKILLIALLAMASSLAMASDPSPLQDFCVADKNSKVLVNGFVCKDPKQVTAEDFFFMGLDKAGNTGNKLGSMVTAVNVNKLVGLNTLGISMVRIDYGPKGLNPPHTHPRATEILTVIEGQLLVGFVTSNTDDGNRLFTKMLKKGDVFVFPEGLIHFQFNPGYTNTVAIGALSSQNPGTITIANAVFGSKPPISDDVLAKAFQVDKKTIDWLQAQFWTDNNN from the exons ATGGCAGCCAAAATCCTTCTCATCGCTCTCCTTGCCATGGCTTCCTCTCTCGCAATGGCTTCTGATCCTAGCCCTCTTCAAGACTTCTGCGTCGCCGATAAGAACTCCAAAG TGCTGGTGAATGGATTCGTCTGCAAAGACCCCAAGCAAGTGACAGCCGAAGACTTCTTCTTCATGGGACTCGACAAAGCCGGCAACACAGGAAACAAGCTCGGCTCCATGGTCACTGCCGTCAACGTTAACAAGCTCGTCGGACTCAACACCCTCGGCATCTCCATGGTTCGCATCGACTACGGGCCCAAAGGCCTCAACCCTCCCCACACTCACCCCCGTGCCACCGAGATCCTCACCGTCATAGAAGGACAGCTCTTGGTCGGCTTCGTCACATCCAACACCGACGACGGCAACCGTCTCTTCACCAAGATGCTGAAGAAGGGCGATGTGTTTGTGTTCCCTGAGGGCCTCATCCACTTCCAGTTCAACCCTGGGTACACCAACACCGTCGCCATCGGTGCTCTCAGTAGCCAAAACCCCGGCACGATCACCATCGCCAACGCTGTGTTCGGGTCGAAGCCACCCATCTCCGACGATGTTCTGGCCAAGGCTTTCCAGGTGGACAAGAAGACCATCGACTGGCTTCAGGCTCAGTTCTGGACGGACAACAACAACTAG
- the LOC135674683 gene encoding putative germin-like protein 2-1 has protein sequence MATEMFLLVLLAMASSLAMASDPSQLQDFCVADKDSKVLVNGFVCKDPMVVKADDFSLSGLDMPGDTGNKFGFNVTPANVMQIPGLNTLGISMVRIDYIPKGLNPPHTHPRATEILTVIEGQLLVGFVTSNTDNRLFTKMLKKGDVFVFPQGLIHFQFNPGYTNTFAIGALSSQNPGTITIADAVFGANPPISDEILAKAFQVDKKLVDWLQAQFAKKN, from the exons ATGGCCACCGAGATGTTTCTCCTTGTTCTCCTCGCCATGGCTTCCTCTCTGGCAATGGCTTCTGATCCTAGTCAACTTCAAGACTTCTGTGTCGCAGATAAGGACTCTAAAG TGCTGGTGAATGGATTCGTCTGCAAGGACCCCATGGTTGTGAAAGCCGACGACTTCTCTCTTTCTGGCCTCGACATGCCTGGCGATACCGGAAACAAGTTCGGGTTCAATGTCACGCCTGCCAACGTGATGCAGATTCCAGGACTCAACACCCTCGGCATCTCCATGGTTCGCATCGACTACATCCCCAAAGGCCTCAACCCGCCCCACACTCACCCCCGTGCCACCGAGATCCTCACCGTCATAGAGGGACAGCTCTTAGTCGGCTTCGTCACATCCAACACCGACAACCGCCTCTTCACCAAGATGCTGAAGAAGGGTGATGTGTTCGTGTTCCCTCAAGGCCTCATCCACTTCCAGTTCAATCCTGGGTACACCAACACCTTCGCCATCGGTGCTCTCAGCAGCCAAAACCCCGGCACCATCACAATCGCCGATGCTGTGTTCGGGGCGAATCCCCCCATCTCGGATGAAATCCTCGCCAAGGCTTTCCAAGTGGACAAGAAGCTTGTCGACTGGCTTCAGGCTCAGTTCGCGAAGAAAAACTAG
- the LOC135674684 gene encoding putative germin-like protein 2-1, with protein sequence MAAKILLIALLAMASSLAMASDPSPLQDFCVADKNSKVLVNGFVCKDPKQVTAEDFFFMGLDKAGNTGNKLGSMVTAVNVNKLVGLNTLGISMVRIDYGPKGLNPPHTHPRATEILTVIEGQLLVGFVTSNTDDGNRLFTKMLKKGDVFVFPEGLIHFQFNPGYTNTVAIGALSSQNPGTITIANAVFGSKPPISDDVLAKAFQVDKKTIDWLQAQFWMDNNN encoded by the exons ATGGCAGCCAAAATCCTTCTCATCGCTCTCCTTGCCATGGCTTCCTCTCTCGCAATGGCTTCTGATCCTAGCCCTCTTCAAGACTTCTGCGTCGCCGATAAGAACTCCAAAG TGCTGGTGAATGGATTCGTCTGCAAAGACCCCAAGCAAGTGACAGCCGAAGACTTCTTCTTCATGGGACTCGACAAAGCCGGCAACACAGGAAACAAGCTCGGCTCCATGGTCACTGCCGTCAACGTGAACAAGCTCGTCGGACTCAACACCCTCGGCATCTCCATGGTTCGCATCGACTACGGGCCCAAAGGCCTCAACCCTCCCCACACTCACCCCCGTGCCACCGAGATCCTCACCGTCATAGAAGGACAGCTCTTGGTCGGCTTCGTCACATCCAACACCGACGACGGCAACCGTCTCTTCACCAAGATGCTGAAGAAGGGCGATGTGTTTGTTTTCCCTGAGGGCCTCATCCACTTCCAGTTCAACCCTGGGTACACCAACACCGTCGCCATCGGTGCTCTCAGTAGCCAAAACCCCGGCACGATCACCATCGCCAACGCTGTGTTCGGGTCGAAGCCACCCATCTCCGACGATGTTCTGGCCAAGGCTTTCCAGGTGGACAAGAAGACCATCGACTGGCTTCAGGCTCAGTTCTGGATGGACAACAACAACTAG
- the LOC135675179 gene encoding germin-like protein 12-1 codes for MPGDTGNKLGFNVTPANVNQIPGLNTLGISMVRIDYVPKGLNPPHTHPRATEIFTVIEGQLFVGFVTSNGEDGNRLFTKMLKKGDVFVLPRGLIHFQFNPGYTNTVAIGALSSQNPGTITIADAVFGSKPPISDDVLAKAFQVDKKTVDWLQAQF; via the coding sequence ATGCCCGGCGATACAGGAAACAAGTTGGGGTTCAATGTCACGCCAGCCAACGTTAACCAGATTCCAGGACTGAATACCCTCGGTATCTCCATGGTTCGCATCGACTACGTCCCCAAAGGCCTCAACCCGCCCCACACTCACCCTCGTGCCACCGAGATATTCACCGTCATAGAAGGACAGCTCTTCGTCGGCTTCGTCACCTCCAACGGTGAGGACGGCAACCGTCTCTTCACCAAGATGCTGAAGAAGGGTGATGTGTTTGTGCTCCCTCGAGGCCTCATCCACTTCCAGTTCAACCCTGGGTACACCAACACCGTCGCCATCGGTGCTCTCAGTAGCCAAAACCCTGGCACCATCACCATCGCCGACGCTGTGTTCGGGTCTAAGCCACCCATCTCCGACGATGTTCTCGCCAAGGCTTTCCAGGTGGACAAGAAGACCGTCGACTGGCTTCAAGCTCAGTTCTAA